Within Telopea speciosissima isolate NSW1024214 ecotype Mountain lineage chromosome 8, Tspe_v1, whole genome shotgun sequence, the genomic segment AAGTATGGAGGAACAGGACCTACCATTAACATCTCAATCACCCGTCGGTTACTGCCCAAGTCCTGATAATAGTTTCCACACTGCGATCCAAAACCCAGATGCCAAGGACAGTTCTGCAGCCACGGAAGTTAGTGACTGTGTCAGCAGCATGGAGAAATCTAGTGGAAGCGCCAAAGTTAGTAACTCGTGTGATATTATGGAGAGTAGGAAGACGAGTATATACAGAGGCAGCACGGGTAGTGATGTTAGTGAGGAGAGCAGCTCAAGTAGTTTTAACAGTGCAATGAATAAACCCCACAAAGCAAACGATACGAAATGGGAAGCAATTCAAGCTGTTCGATCTCGTGGAGAGGATTTGGGGTTGAACCACTTTAGGATTTTGGATAAGTTGGGCTGTGGAGATATAGGTAGCGTTTACCTATCGGAGTTGAGCGGGACTAGAAGTTATTATGCCATAAAGGTTATGGATAAAGCAGCACTAGCGAGTAGGAAGAAGCTTCTACGGGCTCAGACAGAAAGAGAGATATTGCAGTCCCTGGATCATCCTTTCCTGCCCACTTTGTATACACACTTTGAGACGGAAAAAATTTCCTGCTTGGTCATGGAGTTCTGTCCTGGAGGTGACTTGCATGCACTTCGGCAGAGACAACCAGGGAAATATTTTCCAGAGCATGCAGCTAGGTATAAttcaaagttttcatttttttataataattctATCTTTTTGCTGGTAAAGTAACAGAAATCTCTTGAAGCAAATAAAAGCGGTCATTGCTTAATGAAATGATTCTCTAATCATGTGGCTCTTTGCTGAAGAGGCGTGTATTGCAAACATGTAAATCTGAATCAATTCTATCCTGACAGAGTTTTGCTAGTTTTGAAGGTCCTTCATCTGTCTTTGCATGtgatggaaaaggaagaataaCTTTCTGCTACCATGAACCCTCAGGAAATGAGATTGTAATATAATTGGAACATCTATAGCCTGCTAATTTGGATTATTCATGACAATTTATATCACATAAGACATTAAGGTTCCACTGCAATCCTGAAATTTATGCAATATATGAAGCTGGTACAATCTTTACCTTGTTCTTCCCTTTGCTAGGGGCAAAACTTCCTCTAAAAATTAATTTCTGAAAAGTATCTACTACATTTACTTCTTTATCCCTCCTAACTGTCTGATGTCAATTACCTTTCTGCTAATTCTTTTACATTGCTTCCTGTGTGAGCCTGCTAACTTGGGTTTAGTCTATGTTATGCAATCTCTGAACATTGTTAATGTCATTCGACTCCACATTAGAAACCCTTACAAACATGTTCCAAATTTCTGCATGTTGCTTACTTTATAATTCTGTAAAGGCTTTAAATAATAGTCCCATATTATCATCCTCTATTCTCTGATACTTACAATATGGGATATCAACACCTTATTTTAATATGTTGATTGAATTTCGGTTCCTTTATTGGTGATTCATGGTAATTACCTGATTAGACTGTACTCGCAAAAGTCATAAATTCCAGTTTGTAGATGAGTAAAATTTTCTGGAACTTTGCCCTTGGAATCTGCTTTAATCCTCTTCTCTCTTAAATTCTACCTTTTCTTTATGACCCCTTCAAGGCAAGCATCATAAAACAGTCATGTTCCTAATGGGTACATTGctgcatgatgatgttgatgttaCAATTacactgcccttccctaacagttagAGCTTTTATGAGAAACGGTAGTGAACATGGTATCACAGCAGGGAGGTTGAGTGTTCGACTCCTGGAAAGTACATTGGAAGAGTTTTCCTGGcatttcttctccttcagcGCCGTGTGGACTccacgtgcaaggaccatgAAATCTTGGTATGCACATGCGGGAGAGTGTTGATGCATACAAATACGcagcccttccctaacagttcgagcttttaggagAAACGgtagcaaacagatgaatgtgTACAATAGATATCAGATAATGTGTATATTGCCTAAAGAAAGCGAAATCTTTATTGAGTTGAACCTGCACAATGTCATGCTTTTTGGTTTTCACAAGCAATGGTGGTGATTTGTTACAtggaaatttatttttgaagGATCGAGTAGAACAGGAAGTATTGActttcttttagttttctaATCTTGCAATCATGATCGTGCAGATTTTTTGTGGCAGAGGTTCTACTGGCTTTGGAGTACCTTCACATGCTTGGGATCATTTACAGAGACCTTAAACCAGAGAATGTTTTAGTGAGGGATGATGGCCATATTATGCTTTCAGATTTTGATCTATCTCTAAGATGTGCAGTTTGCCCAACTCTTGTGAAGTCCTCAAACACAGACATGAACTCAGGAAAGAACTCTGGTTACTGTGTTCAGCCTTCTTGCATTGAACCAACTTGCATAATTCAGCCATCCTGCATACAACCAGCATGTTTTGTACCACGCTTCCTATCAAGCAAgtccaagaaagaaaagaagacaaaacCAAAGAATGAAGTCTATAATCAAGTGAGTCCACTCCCAGAGCTTATGGCAGAACCTACAAGTGCTCGGTCAATGTCCTTTGTAGGTACGCATGAGTACTTGGCTCCAGAGATAATCAAAGGAGAAGGACATGGCAGTGCTGTAGATTGGTGGACTTTCGGTATCTTCCTATATGAGCTTTTGTTTGGGAAGACTCCATTTAAGGGGTCAGCCAACCGTGCTACGCTATTCAATGTGGTAGGGCAGCCCCTAAGATTTCCAGAGTCACCTAGTGTGAGCTTTGCTGCAAGGGACTTGATCAGAGGTTTGCTTGTGAAAGAGCCACAACATCGTCTAGCATATAGGCGTGGGGCCACAGAAATTAAGCAACATCCATTCTTT encodes:
- the LOC122672143 gene encoding serine/threonine-protein kinase D6PKL1-like, with product MATTSDVSTTFRPEHPSGQFNYGAAVRAPNYPREVVGDGIGSLSKPYDSTSATGLPGNPRRVQPPPRSSKQSTDEWVSSICGMTTLAHPTLPRHESPKEELPASLKKCLRLDKEQHAVVALNDGLTGMVKTTFPEDVLKESSTEQEPCVKHPIDDPESCVCNCSSNLMDFVSAPSKLSMEEQDLPLTSQSPVGYCPSPDNSFHTAIQNPDAKDSSAATEVSDCVSSMEKSSGSAKVSNSCDIMESRKTSIYRGSTGSDVSEESSSSSFNSAMNKPHKANDTKWEAIQAVRSRGEDLGLNHFRILDKLGCGDIGSVYLSELSGTRSYYAIKVMDKAALASRKKLLRAQTEREILQSLDHPFLPTLYTHFETEKISCLVMEFCPGGDLHALRQRQPGKYFPEHAARFFVAEVLLALEYLHMLGIIYRDLKPENVLVRDDGHIMLSDFDLSLRCAVCPTLVKSSNTDMNSGKNSGYCVQPSCIEPTCIIQPSCIQPACFVPRFLSSKSKKEKKTKPKNEVYNQVSPLPELMAEPTSARSMSFVGTHEYLAPEIIKGEGHGSAVDWWTFGIFLYELLFGKTPFKGSANRATLFNVVGQPLRFPESPSVSFAARDLIRGLLVKEPQHRLAYRRGATEIKQHPFFQSVNWALIRCTSPPEVPKPFMMNLPAKSDVPQAPKNEKMPRVDMKPSGNYLDIDFF